Proteins encoded together in one Coffea arabica cultivar ET-39 chromosome 2c, Coffea Arabica ET-39 HiFi, whole genome shotgun sequence window:
- the LOC113727473 gene encoding probable serine/threonine-protein kinase WNK9 isoform X1, whose product MNGLTHLEPDYSEFVEVDPTGRYGRYNEILGKGASKTVYRAFDEYEGIEVAWNQVKLYDFLQSPEDLERLYCEIHLLKTLKHQNIMKFYTSWVDTANRNINFVTEMFTSGTLRQYRLKHRRVNIRAVKHWCRQILKGLLYLHSLDPPVIHRDLKCDNIFVNGNQGEVKIGDLGLAAILRKSHAAHCVGTPEFMAPEVYAEEYNELVDIYAFGMCILEMVTFEYPYSECTHPAQIYKKVISGKKPNALYKVKDPEVRQFVEKCLATVSLRLSARELLDDPFLRIDGSEPELRAVECPREMNYMNALLRQPYPDIEYEGKSFSDNSFKGYSNGYAFEDQNGWDCHPNEFEQSGIDLFEYNEEDHDEESPHVDVTIKGKRREDGSIFLRLRISDKEGRIRNIYFPFDIELDTALSVATEMVAELDMTDQDVTKIADMIDGEIASLVPEWKRGPGIIETPRLANPSFCQNCASNHTSTGSLINFLSHNPGAQNIQFLQCLGNGCAATHGRFEEITYQVGSSLRNELDEANNPGSPSQRNGFHPIEIWDQHESHECSSLGSVGSCSLEEDDDDEEEKLDQETSEDHEKEKVLLDRN is encoded by the exons ATGAATGGTCTAACACATCTTGAACCAGATTACTCTGAATTTGTTGAAGTTGATCCAACTGGAAGATATGGCAGA TATAACGAGATTCTTGGCAAAGGAGCTTCAAAGACAGT TTACagagcatttgatgaatatgAAGGAATTGAAGTTGCTTGGAACCAGGTCAAACTCTATGATTTCCTGCAGAGTCCTGAAGATCTTGAAAGGCTTTATTGTGAAATTCATCTACTCAAAACATTGAAGCACCAAAACATTATGAAATTTTATACATCTTGGGTAGATACTGCCAACAGGAACATCAATTTTGTCACTGAGATGTTCACTTCTGGGACTCTTAGACA GTATAGGTTGAAGCACAGGAGAGTAAATATTAGAGCAGTAAAGCATTGGTGCAGACAGATCTTAAAAGGTCTTCTCTATCTTCATAGCCTTGACCCTCCTGTGATCCACAGAGACCTCAAATGTGACAACATCTTTGTTAATGGCAACCAAGGTGAAGTGAAAATTGGGGATCTTGGCCTTGCTGCTATCCTGCGAAAATCTCATGCCGCACACTGTGTTG GAACACCTGAATTCATGGCTCCAGAAGTTTATGCAGAGGAATACAATGAACTGGTTGACATCTATGCATTTGGGATGTGCATTTTAGAAATGGTCACTTTTGAATATCCCTATAGTGAGTGCACTCATCCTGCTCAGATCTACAAGAAAGTTATCTCT GGGAAGAAGCCTAATGCATTATATAAAGTAAAGGATCCTGAGGTACGACAATTTGTTGAGAAATGCTTGGCCACCGTTTCTCTCAGGCTCTCAGCAAGGGAGCTCTTAGATGATCCTTTTCTTAGGATTGATGGTTCTGAACCAGAATTAAGAGCTGTTGAGTGCCCGAGAGAAATGAATTACATGAATGCCCTATTAAGGCAGCCTTACCCTGATATAGAGTATGAAGGAAAATCGTTCAGTGACAACTCCTTCAAGGGATATTCCAATGGTTATGCTTTTGAAGACCAGAATGGATGGGATTGTCATCCAAATGAATTCGAGCAAAGTGGAATCGATCTTTTTGAGTATAATGAGGAAGATCATGATGAAGAATCTCCACATGTGGATGTAACCATtaaagggaaaagaagagaagacgGTAGCATCTTTTTAAGGCTTCGGATTTCAGACAAGGAAG GTCGCATCAGAAATATCTATTTCCCGTTTGATATCGAATTGGACACAGCACTAAGTGTTGCAACCGAAATGGTTGCAGAACTGGATATGACCGATCAAGATGTCACTAAAATAGCAGATATGATTGATGGAGAGATTGCTTCTTTGGTGCCGGAATGGAAACGAGGGCCAGGAATAATCGAAACTCCCCGATTGGCAAATCCAAGCTTTTGTCAAAATTGTGCTTCCAACCACACATCTACAGGTTCTCTCATCAACTTTCTATCACATAATCCTGGTGCCCAGAACATTCAATTCTTGCAATGCTTGGGGAATGGATGTGCTGCTACACATGGTCGGTTTGAAGAGATCACCTATCAAGTTGGTAGTTCTTTACGTAATGAATTGGATGAAGCAAATAATCCTGGTTCGCCAAGCCAAAGAAATGGCTTCCATCCCATAGAGATTTGGGATCAGCATGAGAGCCATGAATGCAGTTCATTAGGTTCTGTGGGAAGCTGTTCCCtggaagaagatgatgatgacgaaGAAGAAAAGTTGGATCAAGAAACTTCAGAGGACCATGAGAAAGAGAAAGTGTTACTGGA CAGGAATTGA
- the LOC113727473 gene encoding probable serine/threonine-protein kinase WNK9 isoform X2: MNGLTHLEPDYSEFVEVDPTGRYGRYNEILGKGASKTVYRAFDEYEGIEVAWNQVKLYDFLQSPEDLERLYCEIHLLKTLKHQNIMKFYTSWVDTANRNINFVTEMFTSGTLRQYRLKHRRVNIRAVKHWCRQILKGLLYLHSLDPPVIHRDLKCDNIFVNGNQGEVKIGDLGLAAILRKSHAAHCVGTPEFMAPEVYAEEYNELVDIYAFGMCILEMVTFEYPYSECTHPAQIYKKVISGKKPNALYKVKDPEVRQFVEKCLATVSLRLSARELLDDPFLRIDGSEPELRAVECPREMNYMNALLRQPYPDIEYEGKSFSDNSFKGYSNGYAFEDQNGWDCHPNEFEQSGIDLFEYNEEDHDEESPHVDVTIKGKRREDGSIFLRLRISDKEGRIRNIYFPFDIELDTALSVATEMVAELDMTDQDVTKIADMIDGEIASLVPEWKRGPGIIETPRLANPSFCQNCASNHTSTGSLINFLSHNPGAQNIQFLQCLGNGCAATHGRFEEITYQVGSSLRNELDEANNPGSPSQRNGFHPIEIWDQHESHECSSLGSVGSCSLEEDDDDEEEKLDQETSEDHEKEKVLLEN, from the exons ATGAATGGTCTAACACATCTTGAACCAGATTACTCTGAATTTGTTGAAGTTGATCCAACTGGAAGATATGGCAGA TATAACGAGATTCTTGGCAAAGGAGCTTCAAAGACAGT TTACagagcatttgatgaatatgAAGGAATTGAAGTTGCTTGGAACCAGGTCAAACTCTATGATTTCCTGCAGAGTCCTGAAGATCTTGAAAGGCTTTATTGTGAAATTCATCTACTCAAAACATTGAAGCACCAAAACATTATGAAATTTTATACATCTTGGGTAGATACTGCCAACAGGAACATCAATTTTGTCACTGAGATGTTCACTTCTGGGACTCTTAGACA GTATAGGTTGAAGCACAGGAGAGTAAATATTAGAGCAGTAAAGCATTGGTGCAGACAGATCTTAAAAGGTCTTCTCTATCTTCATAGCCTTGACCCTCCTGTGATCCACAGAGACCTCAAATGTGACAACATCTTTGTTAATGGCAACCAAGGTGAAGTGAAAATTGGGGATCTTGGCCTTGCTGCTATCCTGCGAAAATCTCATGCCGCACACTGTGTTG GAACACCTGAATTCATGGCTCCAGAAGTTTATGCAGAGGAATACAATGAACTGGTTGACATCTATGCATTTGGGATGTGCATTTTAGAAATGGTCACTTTTGAATATCCCTATAGTGAGTGCACTCATCCTGCTCAGATCTACAAGAAAGTTATCTCT GGGAAGAAGCCTAATGCATTATATAAAGTAAAGGATCCTGAGGTACGACAATTTGTTGAGAAATGCTTGGCCACCGTTTCTCTCAGGCTCTCAGCAAGGGAGCTCTTAGATGATCCTTTTCTTAGGATTGATGGTTCTGAACCAGAATTAAGAGCTGTTGAGTGCCCGAGAGAAATGAATTACATGAATGCCCTATTAAGGCAGCCTTACCCTGATATAGAGTATGAAGGAAAATCGTTCAGTGACAACTCCTTCAAGGGATATTCCAATGGTTATGCTTTTGAAGACCAGAATGGATGGGATTGTCATCCAAATGAATTCGAGCAAAGTGGAATCGATCTTTTTGAGTATAATGAGGAAGATCATGATGAAGAATCTCCACATGTGGATGTAACCATtaaagggaaaagaagagaagacgGTAGCATCTTTTTAAGGCTTCGGATTTCAGACAAGGAAG GTCGCATCAGAAATATCTATTTCCCGTTTGATATCGAATTGGACACAGCACTAAGTGTTGCAACCGAAATGGTTGCAGAACTGGATATGACCGATCAAGATGTCACTAAAATAGCAGATATGATTGATGGAGAGATTGCTTCTTTGGTGCCGGAATGGAAACGAGGGCCAGGAATAATCGAAACTCCCCGATTGGCAAATCCAAGCTTTTGTCAAAATTGTGCTTCCAACCACACATCTACAGGTTCTCTCATCAACTTTCTATCACATAATCCTGGTGCCCAGAACATTCAATTCTTGCAATGCTTGGGGAATGGATGTGCTGCTACACATGGTCGGTTTGAAGAGATCACCTATCAAGTTGGTAGTTCTTTACGTAATGAATTGGATGAAGCAAATAATCCTGGTTCGCCAAGCCAAAGAAATGGCTTCCATCCCATAGAGATTTGGGATCAGCATGAGAGCCATGAATGCAGTTCATTAGGTTCTGTGGGAAGCTGTTCCCtggaagaagatgatgatgacgaaGAAGAAAAGTTGGATCAAGAAACTTCAGAGGACCATGAGAAAGAGAAAGTGTTACTGGA GAATTGA
- the LOC113727474 gene encoding FLUCTUATING-LIGHT-ACCLIMATION protein 1, chloroplastic isoform X1 has protein sequence MATITAPKPTPFLLESNLKWNPLLPSQNPFKPLFNSPKISPAFKLNSHKRSRICSPKCVYSNNSASNVDGDAGNFGFFKKTESSVEIQENPVDKFAKFILKAFKALQKPAVAAVLVGLLLMYDPNSALAASGGRVGGKSFSSSRSFSSSSSRSYSVPRMSGGSSFSYSAPYYAPSPFGFGGGGVYVGPAVGFGSSFFLIMVGFAAFVLVSGFLSDRSEGGVLTATGKTSVLKLQVWMSYGATKGHNDKPVGFTSTSVGLLGLGRTLQRDLDRIAETADTSSPEGLSYVLTETTLALLRHPDYCISAYSSADVKRSMDEGEKRFNKLSIEERGKFDEETLVNVNNIKKRSSTGQRASGFSNEYIVVTILVAADGVHKLPTINSSSDLKEALQKLASIPSSKTLAVEVLWTPQNEDDALSERELLQDYPLLRPL, from the exons ATGGCCACAATTACCGCACCAAAACCAACccctttcttgcttgaatccaACCTCAAATGGAACCCTTTGTTGCCCTCTCAAAATCCCTTTAAACCGTTGTTTAATTCCCCCAAAATTTCGCcagcattcaagcttaatagCCATAAACGCTCTAGAATTTGCAGTCCCAAATGTGTCTACTCCAATAATTCTGCATCCAATGTTGATGGCGATGCTGGCAATTTTGGTTTCTTCAAGAAAACAGAGTCATCAGTGGAAATACAAGAGAACCCTGTTGATAAATTTGCTAAATTTATCTTAAAAGCCTTTAAAGCTCTGCAAAAGCCGGCAGTGGCTGCAGTTCTTGTAGGATTGTTGTTAATGTATGACCCCAATTCAGCATTGGCTGCCTCAGGTGGGAGAGTGGGGGGCAAATCATTTTCTTCGTCCAGGTCGTTTTCATCGTCATCATCAAGGAGTTATTCTGTGCCTAGGATGTCCGGTGGCTCGAGTTTTTCATATTCTGCGCCGTATTATGCTCCCTCACCATTTGGATTTGGTGGTGGTGGTGTCTATGTAGGACCTGCAGTTGGTTTTGGTTCGAGTTTTTTCTTGATTATGGTGGGATTTGCAGCGTTTGTATTGGTCTCAGGGTTCTTGTCGGACAGGTCGGAAGGTGGTGTGCTTACTGCTACTGGGAAGACTAGTGTTCTCAAGCTGCAAGTATG GATGTCTTATGGTGCAACGAAAGGACATAATGATAAGCCCGTGGGGTTTACCTCCACTTCG gTTGGCTTGTTGGGTTTGGGGAGAACTCTCCAAAGAGATCTTGACCGAATTGCTGAAACTGCAGATACATCCAGCCCAGAGGGTTTAAGCTATGTGTTGACTG AGACTACACTAGCTTTGCTGCGGCATCCTGATTATTGTATCTCGGCTTATTCATCT GCTGACGTTAAGAGGAGCATGGATGAAGGGGAAAAACGATTCAATAAGCTTTCCATTGAAGAACGTGGAAAGTTCGACGAGGAGACCCTTGTcaatgtaaacaacataaaaaagCGAAGTTCAACAGGCCAGAGAGCAAGCGGCTTTAGTAATGAGTACATTGTG GTAACAATATTGGTGGCTGCTGATGGCGTGCATAAGCTGCCTACCATCAATAGTAGTTCAGACTTGAAGGAAGCATTACAAAAGCTTgcctcaattccttcaagtaAAACTTTG GCCGTTGAGGTCTTATGGACTCCCCAAAATGAAGATGACGCATTATCAGAGCGAGAGTTGCTTCAAGATTACCCCTTGTTGCGGCCTCTCTGA
- the LOC113727474 gene encoding FLUCTUATING-LIGHT-ACCLIMATION protein 1, chloroplastic isoform X2 — protein sequence MATITAPKPTPFLLESNLKWNPLLPSQNPFKPLFNSPKISPAFKLNSHKRSRICSPKCVYSNNSASNVDGDAGNFGFFKKTESSVEIQENPVDKFAKFILKAFKALQKPAVAAVLVGLLLMYDPNSALAASGGRVGGKSFSSSRSFSSSSSRSYSVPRMSGGSSFSYSAPYYAPSPFGFGGGGVYVGPAVGFGSSFFLIMVGFAAFVLVSGFLSDRSEGGVLTATGKTSVLKLQVGLLGLGRTLQRDLDRIAETADTSSPEGLSYVLTETTLALLRHPDYCISAYSSADVKRSMDEGEKRFNKLSIEERGKFDEETLVNVNNIKKRSSTGQRASGFSNEYIVVTILVAADGVHKLPTINSSSDLKEALQKLASIPSSKTLAVEVLWTPQNEDDALSERELLQDYPLLRPL from the exons ATGGCCACAATTACCGCACCAAAACCAACccctttcttgcttgaatccaACCTCAAATGGAACCCTTTGTTGCCCTCTCAAAATCCCTTTAAACCGTTGTTTAATTCCCCCAAAATTTCGCcagcattcaagcttaatagCCATAAACGCTCTAGAATTTGCAGTCCCAAATGTGTCTACTCCAATAATTCTGCATCCAATGTTGATGGCGATGCTGGCAATTTTGGTTTCTTCAAGAAAACAGAGTCATCAGTGGAAATACAAGAGAACCCTGTTGATAAATTTGCTAAATTTATCTTAAAAGCCTTTAAAGCTCTGCAAAAGCCGGCAGTGGCTGCAGTTCTTGTAGGATTGTTGTTAATGTATGACCCCAATTCAGCATTGGCTGCCTCAGGTGGGAGAGTGGGGGGCAAATCATTTTCTTCGTCCAGGTCGTTTTCATCGTCATCATCAAGGAGTTATTCTGTGCCTAGGATGTCCGGTGGCTCGAGTTTTTCATATTCTGCGCCGTATTATGCTCCCTCACCATTTGGATTTGGTGGTGGTGGTGTCTATGTAGGACCTGCAGTTGGTTTTGGTTCGAGTTTTTTCTTGATTATGGTGGGATTTGCAGCGTTTGTATTGGTCTCAGGGTTCTTGTCGGACAGGTCGGAAGGTGGTGTGCTTACTGCTACTGGGAAGACTAGTGTTCTCAAGCTGCAA gTTGGCTTGTTGGGTTTGGGGAGAACTCTCCAAAGAGATCTTGACCGAATTGCTGAAACTGCAGATACATCCAGCCCAGAGGGTTTAAGCTATGTGTTGACTG AGACTACACTAGCTTTGCTGCGGCATCCTGATTATTGTATCTCGGCTTATTCATCT GCTGACGTTAAGAGGAGCATGGATGAAGGGGAAAAACGATTCAATAAGCTTTCCATTGAAGAACGTGGAAAGTTCGACGAGGAGACCCTTGTcaatgtaaacaacataaaaaagCGAAGTTCAACAGGCCAGAGAGCAAGCGGCTTTAGTAATGAGTACATTGTG GTAACAATATTGGTGGCTGCTGATGGCGTGCATAAGCTGCCTACCATCAATAGTAGTTCAGACTTGAAGGAAGCATTACAAAAGCTTgcctcaattccttcaagtaAAACTTTG GCCGTTGAGGTCTTATGGACTCCCCAAAATGAAGATGACGCATTATCAGAGCGAGAGTTGCTTCAAGATTACCCCTTGTTGCGGCCTCTCTGA